A single Larimichthys crocea isolate SSNF unplaced genomic scaffold, L_crocea_2.0 scaffold269, whole genome shotgun sequence DNA region contains:
- the LOC104935842 gene encoding serine/threonine-protein kinase 35, with the protein MDTVGGDNWRRRTRSARASCRQQTGARADESNVLRCLSVGNTEDEHDMKGDTGSFKKDNLELKVMAPRYSLLREVGRGTYGVVYEAVARRSGAKVAVKKLRCDAPENVELALQEFWALASLEKRHQNVVQLEECVLQRNGMAQKMSHGNKRSKQYLRLVETSLKGERVLGPPEEPCYLWFVMEFCEGGDLNQFILSRRPDSQTNNSFMLQLTSAVAFLHENNIVHRDLKPDNILISEKSGTPVLKVADFGLSKVCAGLGNTSEGKEGEDKNKNVNVNKFWLSSACGSDFYMAPEVWEGHYTAKADIFALGIIIWAMLERITFIDAESKRELLGTYVRQGTDIVPVGEALLENPKMVLNIPQKRRSCMSVGVRKLLQDMLAVNPQDRPNAFELQARMDQVMCAA; encoded by the exons ATGGATACAGTTGGTGGTGACAACTGGCGGAGACGCACGAGGAGCGCGCGAGCCAGCTGCAGACAACAAACCGGAGCGCGAGCTGACGAGTCCAATGTGCTGCGGTGTCTCAGCGTGGGGAACACGGAAGACGAACATGACATGAAGGGGGACACCGGCTCTTTCAAGAAGGACAACCTGGAGCTAAAGGTCATGGCGCCCCGCTACAGCCTGCTGCGGGAGGTGGGAAGGGGTACGTACGGCGTGGTGTACGAGGCGGTGGCCCGGAGGTCCGGGGCTAAAGTTGCGGTGAAGAAACTGCGTTGCGACGCACCGGAAAATGTGGAGCTCGCGCTGCAGGAGTTCTGGGCGCTGGCGAGTTTGGAGAAACGGCACCAAAATGTGGTGCAGCTGGAGGAGTGCGTGCTGCAGAGGAACGGCATGGCCCAGAAAATGAGTCACGGGAATAAACGGTCCAAACAGTACCTCCGTCTGGTGGAGACGTCACTCAAAG GTGAGAGAGTGCTCGGTCCTCCAGAGGAGCCTTGTTACCTCTGGTTCGTCATGGAGTTCTGTGAAGGCGGTGACCTGAACCAGTTCATCCTGTCTCGGCGGCCCGACTCACAAACCAACAACAGCTTCATGCTGCAGCTCACCAGTGCCGTTGCTTTCCTGCACGAAAATAACATTGTCCACAGAGACCTCAAACCTGACAACATCCTCATCTCTGAGAAGTCAGGAACTCCAGTTCTCAAGGTGGCCGACTTTGGCCTGAGTAAAGTTTGTGCAGGTTTAGGAAACACCAGTGAGGGCAAAGAAGGAGAagacaagaacaaaaatgtcaatgtcaacAAGTTCTGGTTGTCATCCGCATGTGGATCAGACTTCTATATGGCTCCTGAGGTGTGGGAGGGCCACTACACGGCTAAGGCTGACATATTTGCCCTGGGTATCATCATCTGGGCCATGTTGGAACGAATTACTTTCATTGACGCTGAGTCCAAGCGGGAGCTGCTGGGTACATATGTGAGACAAGGAACAGACATTGTGCCGGTGGGTGAGGCGTTGCTAGAGAATCCAAAGATGGTATTGAACATCCCCCAGAAACGTAGGTCATGCATGTCTGTTGGAGTGAggaagctgctgcaggacaTGCTCGCTGTCAACCCTCAGGACCGGCCAAATGCTTTCGAGCTGCAGGCCAGAATGGACCAGGTTATGTGTGCTGCATGA
- the LOC113744884 gene encoding WNT1-inducible-signaling pathway protein 2-like isoform X2, translating to MMKMDQRDTQLFCSMLFITQVWCQLCTGPCQCPPNAPRCPVGVPLMLDSCGCCQVCARQEGEACTNRLPCDTHRGLQCDYSASFPRGPGQCVGQNELGCEINGRRLEEGQVFQPSCAQLCQCFGGGMTCMPLCSSDLQRPVDKCPNPQLVRPPGRCCKEWVCDSLDNSISSNPSTEQGRQDFGGGPSGPLFGSTSNCIEWTSDWSPCSHSCGPGVSTRTTNRNWACRLQTETRLCQVRPCQALLPGLRRLQPGSVVCESSYSSPLSVQFEHQGCWSTRAYRPRFCALTCPEGLCCSPSHTRTARIVFRCPQGRLTQQQVMMIESCSCSVTNCRQSPVTAGRSVRSPVWL from the exons atgatgaagatggacCAAAGAGACACGCAGCTTTTCTGCTCTATGCTGTTCATCACTCAG GTGTGGTGCCAGCTGTGTACCGGGCCATGTCAGTGCCCGCCCAACGCGCCACGCTGCCCTGTCGGCGTACCCCTGATGTTAGACAGCTGTGGGTGCTGCCAGGTGTGTGCTAGGCAGGAGGGTGAGGCCTGCACCAACCGGCTcccctgtgacacacacagagggctaCAGTGTGATTACAGTGCCAGCTTCCCCAGAGGGCCGGGACAGTGTGTCG GTCAGAATGAGCTGGGCTGCGAGATAAATGGAAGGAGGTTGGAGGAGGGACAGGTATTTCAACCTTCCTGTGCCCAGCTCTGCCAATGCTTTGGGGGAGGGATGACCTGCATGCCCCTGTGTAGCAGTGATCTGCAGAGGCCCGTTGATAAGTGCCCCAACCCTCAGCTGGTGCGACCACCAGGGCGCTGCTGCAAAGAGTGGGTGTGTGATAGCCTGGACAACAGCATTTCCTCAAATCCATCAACAG AGCAGGGGCGTCAAGACTTCGGGGGTGGGCCGTCCGGCCCGTTGTTTGGTTCAACCTCCAACTGTATTGAGTGGACCTCAGACTGGAGCCCCTGTTCCCACAGCTGTGGCCCAGGTGTCTCCACCCGTACCACAAACAGGAACTGGGCTTGTCGTCTGCAGACTGAGACCAGACTGTGCCAGGTCAGGCCATGCCAGGCTCTGCTACCGGGGCTTCGAAGGCTGCAGCCG gGTTCAGTGGTGTGTGagagcagctacagttcacctCTGTCCGTTCAGTTTGAACACCAGGGCTGCTGGAGCACCAGAGCATACCGTCCCAGGTTCTGTGCCTTGACCTGTCCGGAGGGACTCTGCTGCAGCCCCTCCCACACCAGGACGGCACGGATTGTGTTCCGCTGCCCCCAAGGCAGGCTTACCCAGCAGCAGGTGATGATGATCGAGTCCTGCTCCTGCAGCGTTACCAACTGCCGTCAATCCCCAGTCACAGCTGGCAGGAGTGTCCGGTCTCCTGTGTGgctgtga
- the LOC113744884 gene encoding WNT1-inducible-signaling pathway protein 2-like isoform X1, which produces MMKMDQRDTQLFCSMLFITQVWCQLCTGPCQCPPNAPRCPVGVPLMLDSCGCCQVCARQEGEACTNRLPCDTHRGLQCDYSASFPRGPGQCVGQNELGCEINGRRLEEGQVFQPSCAQLCQCFGGGMTCMPLCSSDLQRPVDKCPNPQLVRPPGRCCKEWVCDSLDNSISSNPSTAEQGRQDFGGGPSGPLFGSTSNCIEWTSDWSPCSHSCGPGVSTRTTNRNWACRLQTETRLCQVRPCQALLPGLRRLQPGSVVCESSYSSPLSVQFEHQGCWSTRAYRPRFCALTCPEGLCCSPSHTRTARIVFRCPQGRLTQQQVMMIESCSCSVTNCRQSPVTAGRSVRSPVWL; this is translated from the exons atgatgaagatggacCAAAGAGACACGCAGCTTTTCTGCTCTATGCTGTTCATCACTCAG GTGTGGTGCCAGCTGTGTACCGGGCCATGTCAGTGCCCGCCCAACGCGCCACGCTGCCCTGTCGGCGTACCCCTGATGTTAGACAGCTGTGGGTGCTGCCAGGTGTGTGCTAGGCAGGAGGGTGAGGCCTGCACCAACCGGCTcccctgtgacacacacagagggctaCAGTGTGATTACAGTGCCAGCTTCCCCAGAGGGCCGGGACAGTGTGTCG GTCAGAATGAGCTGGGCTGCGAGATAAATGGAAGGAGGTTGGAGGAGGGACAGGTATTTCAACCTTCCTGTGCCCAGCTCTGCCAATGCTTTGGGGGAGGGATGACCTGCATGCCCCTGTGTAGCAGTGATCTGCAGAGGCCCGTTGATAAGTGCCCCAACCCTCAGCTGGTGCGACCACCAGGGCGCTGCTGCAAAGAGTGGGTGTGTGATAGCCTGGACAACAGCATTTCCTCAAATCCATCAACAG CAGAGCAGGGGCGTCAAGACTTCGGGGGTGGGCCGTCCGGCCCGTTGTTTGGTTCAACCTCCAACTGTATTGAGTGGACCTCAGACTGGAGCCCCTGTTCCCACAGCTGTGGCCCAGGTGTCTCCACCCGTACCACAAACAGGAACTGGGCTTGTCGTCTGCAGACTGAGACCAGACTGTGCCAGGTCAGGCCATGCCAGGCTCTGCTACCGGGGCTTCGAAGGCTGCAGCCG gGTTCAGTGGTGTGTGagagcagctacagttcacctCTGTCCGTTCAGTTTGAACACCAGGGCTGCTGGAGCACCAGAGCATACCGTCCCAGGTTCTGTGCCTTGACCTGTCCGGAGGGACTCTGCTGCAGCCCCTCCCACACCAGGACGGCACGGATTGTGTTCCGCTGCCCCCAAGGCAGGCTTACCCAGCAGCAGGTGATGATGATCGAGTCCTGCTCCTGCAGCGTTACCAACTGCCGTCAATCCCCAGTCACAGCTGGCAGGAGTGTCCGGTCTCCTGTGTGgctgtga